The following coding sequences are from one Coffea arabica cultivar ET-39 chromosome 11e, Coffea Arabica ET-39 HiFi, whole genome shotgun sequence window:
- the LOC113719094 gene encoding uncharacterized protein isoform X5 codes for MVDGDFKKFEGKWSVKSGKRFSKTTLSYELNVIPTFNFPAIFLERIISSDLPVNLQAMACRAESTFKNSQNSLTDEAPPVTTLADSFTSTSSDVSGVASDKNDFPTGELKEKLLKATLSPLSPAKSELSSNWGVFGKVCKLDKPCMVDEVHLRRFDGLLENGGVHRCVIASITVKAPVPEVWNILTEYERLPEIVPNLAISKILSRENNKVRILQEGCKGLLYMVLHARVILDLCEVLEQEISFKQVEGDFDSFRGKWSLEQLGNHHTLLKYTVESKMRKNSFLSEAIMEEVIYEDLPSNLCAIRDYIETKVAENTSKAFDYSAYTNELFASSSNENSASYDEPANQNLSSTASDSSRQRPKVPGLQRDIEVLKSELFTFIAEHGQEGFMPMRKQLRRHGRVDIEKAITRMGGFRRIAALMNLSLAYKHRKPKGYWDNLENLQEEISWFQKSWRMDPSFMPSRKAFEQAGRFDIARALEKWGGLHEVSRLLSLKVRHPNRQASLAKERKMEVLAPNEDQAPSKPYVSQNTQKWLTKVKEFDINWVE; via the exons GTTCTCAAAAACTACTTTGAGTTATGAGCTAAATGTCATACCAACATTCAACTTCCCTGCAATTTTCTTGGAGAGAATAATCAGCTCAGATCTTCCTGTGAATCTTCAAGCCATGGCTTGCAGAGCTGAAAGTACTTTCAAGAACAGCCAGAATTCATTGACTGATGAAGCTCCTCCAGTTACAACATTAGCAGACTCCTTTACTTCCACAAGTTCAGATGTCAGTGGTGTTGCATCAGACAAGAATGATTTTCCCACTGgagaattaaaagaaaaattactcaAGGCTACCTTGAGCCCCTTATCTCCCGCAAAAAGTGAGTTAAGCAGTAATTGGGGAGTATTTGGGAAAGTATGCAAGCTTGATAAGCCATGTATGGTAGATGAAGTTCATCTTCGAAGATTTGACGGCCTTTTG GAAAATGGAGGTGTTCACCGTTGTGTTATTGCTAGCATAACCGTAAAAGCTCCAGTGCCTGAAGTTTGGAATATTTTGACTGAGTATGAGAGACTTCCTGA GATAGTTCCAAACTTAGCTATCAGCAAGATTCTGTCACGCGAGAACAATAAAGTTCGCATTCTTCAG GAGGGCTGCAAGGGTTTGCTATACATGGTACTTCATGCACGTGTTATACTTGACTTGTGTGAAGTACTTGAACAAGAGATTAGCTTTAAGCAGGTTGAAGGCGATTTTGATTCATTCAGGGGGAAATGGAGTCTAGAACAATTAGGGAATCACCACACACTGTTGAAATACACTGTGGAGTCAAAAATGCGCAAGAATTCATTTCTTTCTGAAGCTATCATGGAAGAG GTGATATATGAAGATCTCCCTTCAAATTTATGTGCAATTCGAGATTATATTgagacaaaggttgctgaaaacACTTCCAAGGCATTTGACTATTCAGCTTACACAAATGAGCTTTTTGCTTCATCTTCCAACGAGAATTCTGCCAGTTATGATGAGCCGGCTAATCAAAATTTGAGTTCCACTGCTTCAGATTCATCTAGACAGAGACCTAAAGTTCCAGGATTGCAGAGAGACATTGAAGTTCTCAAATCTGAACTCTTCACTTTTATAGCTGAACATGGACAAGAAGGCTTTATGCCCATGAGAAAGCAACTTCGGAGGCATGGAAGGGTGGACATTGAGAAGGCAATCACGCGCATGGGAGGATTCAGAAGAATAGCTGCCTTGATGAATCTCTCTCTTGCATACAAACACCGCAAGCCAAAAGGTTATTGGGACAACCTTGAGAATTTGCAAGAAGAG ATAAGTTGGTTCCAAAAGAGTTGGAGAATGGACCCATCATTCATGCCCAGCAGAAAAGCTTTTGAGCAAGCAG GTCGCTTTGATATTGCACGTGCATTGGAGAAATGGGGAGGTCTTCATGAAGTTTCACGTCTTCTTTCACTTAAGGTGAGGCATCCTAACAGGCAGGCAAGCttagcaaaagaaagaaaaatggaagtttTGGCGCCTAACGAAGACCAGGCACCATCTAAGCCTTATGTTTCGCAAAACACTCAGAAGTGGCTGACAAAAGTGAAGGAATTTGACATAAATTGGGTGGAATGA
- the LOC113719094 gene encoding uncharacterized protein isoform X4, translating into MPITVFANDHELQFSMVDGDFKKFEGKWSVKSGKRFSKTTLSYELNVIPTFNFPAIFLERIISSDLPVNLQAMACRAESTFKNSQNSLTDEAPPVTTLADSFTSTSSDVSGVASDKNDFPTGELKEKLLKATLSPLSPAKSELSSNWGVFGKVCKLDKPCMVDEVHLRRFDGLLENGGVHRCVIASITVKAPVPEVWNILTEYERLPEIVPNLAISKILSRENNKVRILQEGCKGLLYMVLHARVILDLCEVLEQEISFKQVEGDFDSFRGKWSLEQLGNHHTLLKYTVESKMRKNSFLSEAIMEEVIYEDLPSNLCAIRDYIETKVAENTSKAFDYSAYTNELFASSSNENSASYDEPANQNLSSTASDSSRQRPKVPGLQRDIEVLKSELFTFIAEHGQEGFMPMRKQLRRHGRVDIEKAITRMGGFRRIAALMNLSLAYKHRKPKGYWDNLENLQEEISWFQKSWRMDPSFMPSRKAFEQAGRFDIARALEKWGGLHEVSRLLSLKVRHPNRQASLAKERKMEVLAPNEDQAPSKPYVSQNTQKWLTKVKEFDINWVE; encoded by the exons GTTCTCAAAAACTACTTTGAGTTATGAGCTAAATGTCATACCAACATTCAACTTCCCTGCAATTTTCTTGGAGAGAATAATCAGCTCAGATCTTCCTGTGAATCTTCAAGCCATGGCTTGCAGAGCTGAAAGTACTTTCAAGAACAGCCAGAATTCATTGACTGATGAAGCTCCTCCAGTTACAACATTAGCAGACTCCTTTACTTCCACAAGTTCAGATGTCAGTGGTGTTGCATCAGACAAGAATGATTTTCCCACTGgagaattaaaagaaaaattactcaAGGCTACCTTGAGCCCCTTATCTCCCGCAAAAAGTGAGTTAAGCAGTAATTGGGGAGTATTTGGGAAAGTATGCAAGCTTGATAAGCCATGTATGGTAGATGAAGTTCATCTTCGAAGATTTGACGGCCTTTTG GAAAATGGAGGTGTTCACCGTTGTGTTATTGCTAGCATAACCGTAAAAGCTCCAGTGCCTGAAGTTTGGAATATTTTGACTGAGTATGAGAGACTTCCTGA GATAGTTCCAAACTTAGCTATCAGCAAGATTCTGTCACGCGAGAACAATAAAGTTCGCATTCTTCAG GAGGGCTGCAAGGGTTTGCTATACATGGTACTTCATGCACGTGTTATACTTGACTTGTGTGAAGTACTTGAACAAGAGATTAGCTTTAAGCAGGTTGAAGGCGATTTTGATTCATTCAGGGGGAAATGGAGTCTAGAACAATTAGGGAATCACCACACACTGTTGAAATACACTGTGGAGTCAAAAATGCGCAAGAATTCATTTCTTTCTGAAGCTATCATGGAAGAG GTGATATATGAAGATCTCCCTTCAAATTTATGTGCAATTCGAGATTATATTgagacaaaggttgctgaaaacACTTCCAAGGCATTTGACTATTCAGCTTACACAAATGAGCTTTTTGCTTCATCTTCCAACGAGAATTCTGCCAGTTATGATGAGCCGGCTAATCAAAATTTGAGTTCCACTGCTTCAGATTCATCTAGACAGAGACCTAAAGTTCCAGGATTGCAGAGAGACATTGAAGTTCTCAAATCTGAACTCTTCACTTTTATAGCTGAACATGGACAAGAAGGCTTTATGCCCATGAGAAAGCAACTTCGGAGGCATGGAAGGGTGGACATTGAGAAGGCAATCACGCGCATGGGAGGATTCAGAAGAATAGCTGCCTTGATGAATCTCTCTCTTGCATACAAACACCGCAAGCCAAAAGGTTATTGGGACAACCTTGAGAATTTGCAAGAAGAG ATAAGTTGGTTCCAAAAGAGTTGGAGAATGGACCCATCATTCATGCCCAGCAGAAAAGCTTTTGAGCAAGCAG GTCGCTTTGATATTGCACGTGCATTGGAGAAATGGGGAGGTCTTCATGAAGTTTCACGTCTTCTTTCACTTAAGGTGAGGCATCCTAACAGGCAGGCAAGCttagcaaaagaaagaaaaatggaagtttTGGCGCCTAACGAAGACCAGGCACCATCTAAGCCTTATGTTTCGCAAAACACTCAGAAGTGGCTGACAAAAGTGAAGGAATTTGACATAAATTGGGTGGAATGA